The following is a genomic window from Brevibacterium limosum.
GCGACGGCGGATTCCGCGTTCTGGCGTTCGATGGCCTTCGACGCCTATCGCCTGGTGCTCGAGGATGCAGAGTCGGCAAGAGCGTATCTGCGCATGCTCGCCGACATCCCTCGGTACTTCGACCAACAGATCGAGAATATGCGGGCCGGGGTGGCGCGCGGTTTCGGTCCGGCACGCGTGTGTATGAGTGGGCGGGAGGAACCGGTGCGGGTCATCGCCGAAGCCGAGGACGTCACCGAGCTCTCGTTCTTCGGACCGTTTCGGCGGATCCCGCCAGTCGTACCCGGGCAGGTTCGCACCGAGCTCCACGAGGCGGCCGCGCATGTCCTTTCGACCGAAGTCGTTTCCGCCTACCGGAAGCTGCTCGATTTCCTGACCACGGAGTATCTGCCGAACCTGCCGGAGTCGATCGCCGCGGTGGACCAGCCGGGCGGCCTCGAGTTCTATCGGTCGCAGATCAGGGAGTATTCGACGACGGAGCTCAGCCCGCAGCAGATCTTCGACATCGGACAAGTCGAAGTGAAGAAGATCCGGGAGGAGATGGACGACGTCGCTGCCGAGCTCGGCTATCCCGGTGACCTGCCGGGCCTGTTCGAGTTCATGCGCACGAGCCCGCGTTTCTATGCAACGACGAAGCGTCAGCTGCTCGCCGAGGCCGCGTACACGTGCAAGGCCTTCGACCGGGTCGTCCACCAATACTTCGGACGGCTGCCACAGCAGCGATTCGCGATCATGGAGACACCGGCGGAGATCGCGAAATTCGATACGTTCGGCCGCGGCGCTCCCGACCGGTACCTGCTCAATACGTACAACCTGCCGGCCCGACCGCTGTATTCGCTGCCGTCACTGACCCTGCACGAATCCGCGCCGGGCCATTCGTTCCAGATCTCGCTGGCCGAGGAGCTCGAGCTGAAGGACTTCCGGCGACTCTATATCTCAGCCTTCGGTGAGGGCTGGGGCCTCTACACCGAGCGGCTCGGTGATGAGATGGGGATGTATGAGACACCGTTCGAACGCATGGGAATGCTGTCGTTCCAGATGTGGCGAGCCGTGCGCCTCGTCGTTGACCCGGGCATGCATGCGCTTGGATGGAGCCGGGAGCAGGCGCAGGACTTCCTGCGGGAGAACACAGCGATCGCCGAACATGAGATCGTCACGGAGATCGATCGGTACATCTCTTGGCCGGGTCAGGCCACGGCCTACTACCTCGGGCAGCTGACGATTCAGCAGCTGCGTCAGGAAGCCGAGGAGACGCTGGGCGAAGACTTCTCGATCAGGGACTTCCACGACACGGTCCTCGGGATGGGCAGCGTTCCGCTCACCGTGCTGCAGGCGCATGTGCGTGCTTACATCCGGGCGGCAGCAGCTAAGCGACAGACTCAGGCGGCTGCCGGTCACTGAGGACCTCGCCTCTGAAGACGTCGATCCCGGCCGGACATGAGTCCGGCCGGGGCCGAGCTATGGCGGTCAGTTCTGGGCGGACTTCTCCTCGGCGACCATGGCCTTCACGTCGTTGCGCAGTTCGCGGGCGTCGTAGACGATGCCGGAGCGCAGGGTGAAGTCGACACCGCCCACGCGGTTAAGGCCGGATTCCTCGGCGCGTAGGTGACCGTGGCCGTAGAGGATCTTGAAGTTACTCAGCGGGTTGTCCTTGACGATGAGCAGGTCGGCGATCTTGCCGGGTTCGACGGAACCGAGTTCGTCGTCGATGCCGAGAAGCACGGCGCTGTTCAGTGTGGCGGCGCGGACGACTTCGAGGGGGTGGAAGCCTGCTTCGAGGAGGAGTTCGAGTTCTTCGATGAGTCCGAAGCCGAAGACCTTGTAGATGAAGCCCGAATCCGAGCCGGCCGTGACCAGGCCGCCGAGGTTCTTGTAGTCGTTGACGAAGGACATCCATTTGACGTAGGCGTGGCGCCAGGCGATCTCGTCTTCGCTCGTCCAGTCGCCCATATAAGAGCCGTGTTTGTCGGCCGAAGGTTGGAAGAACTCCCACAGGGTGGGGGAGGTGAATTCGGAGTGCCATTCGGAGGTGCGCACGCGGGCTGCATCGCGGGAACCGATGTAGATGTTGAAGGTCGGGCTCAGTGCGGTGCCGAGTTCGAGCAGTTCGTCGAGCGTCTCCTGCCAGGCGTCGCTGCCACGTTCGGCGGTCTGCAGCCACAGGTGTGCACCTTGGCTGAATCGCTGGGGTTCGCTGTTGTGGTTGTAGTAGGTGGGCACGTGCTGGAGGGTGCGGTCGCGGAACATCGCCTCGGGGATGCCATACCAGTGTTCGATACTGTTCAGTCCCCACCTCGCCGAGGTCAGCGCGTTGACCTGCGCGGCCCGGCGTTGGTCGTGATGGCAGGCGGTCCGCAGGCCACGTGCCCGTGCTGCTTCGACGGCGGCTCCGAACACGGTGGGGGAGGTGCCGAAGAACTTCACGCCGTTCGCACCGCGGTCGGCGACTTCATTGACCCATGCGGTCGCTTCGTCGGCGGTGACCGGTGTAGGCCCGTCGAGGGTGCCGGCCCGCAGGGCTGGGTAGATGTGCAGGCGCGGGGCCGCGATCTCGTTGGCTGCGGCGCGACGGGCTTCGTCCATGGTCCAGTCGAGCCCGTTGAAGGCTCCGAGTTCGCGGATGGTGGTCACGCCGTGGCCGAGCCAGAGCTTGTAGACGTAGTCGGCGTTCGGGGCCTGGTCGGGCTTGCCGATGTGGGCATGGGAGTCGATGAGGCCGGGCATGACGTAGGAGCCGTCGAGGTCCATGACTTCGGTGCCGTCGGTCGAGGGACGTTCGGTAAGACTGCTTGCTCCGTTCGGTTCCCAGATTCCGGTGATCCGCTCTCCGTTTACCACGATGTCTGCGGGACCGTACGGTGCGGCTCCAGTGCCGTCGACGATCATGACGTCTCGGAGGATGAGTGTGTCGAATGGTCCGGTGCCTGATGCTCTGTCGGTGGCAGGGGTTTGAGCTGGGGATCCAATCGTCATCGGTGGTCTCCTAAGGATCTCGGAATTGATCGGCGCACTCGCCTTTGAGATGTTCGATTCAATTCACACTATCCGAGTATTCGCTGGTCAGCACAATGAGCTCGCCAGACAGAACTCGTTCTCTTTTCGAACTCGGAGCGGCCAAATCGGTGGTCAGCCGTGGGGCTACGCCAAAGCTCTCGTCGTTGCAAAGACGGTGCTGCCAGACATTGGGTAACGATGTTCCGTCTCCTTTGAATCTCAACTTGTTAGGACAAGTGCATAGATGTATTGTCAACCCATGGACGATTTGTTTCGGAGCATTCAGCGAGACCTCCAACGGCAGATCCGCTCAGGAGAACTTCCTGAAGGAGCGAAACTCCCCAGCGAGAATGAACTCTGCACGCGGTACTCGGTGAGTCGGCCGACGGCGCAACGAGCTCTCAACGAGCTTGCCGCCGATGGGGTCGTCGTACGCCAGAAGGGACGCGGGACATTCGTCGCGACCTCGCGGAAGCAGATCAATCTGCTGTCGTTCACCAACCCGGCCGTGGCCCGTCACGGAGGGCCCGGACGGCACGAGGTGCTCTCGGCCCAGGTGACCGTCGCTTCCGACGCGCTGCTGCCGCTTCCCGGAGTTGAGGCCGACACCGCAGTCACCGAAATCGTCCGTTTGAAGTTCGATGCTCTCGAGCGTCCGCATGCGTTGGAGACACACGTCATCCTGTTCTCCGCCGCCCCGACGATCCTTCGCCAGAAGCTCGAAGACCTCGTCATCCTCGACCACCTGCAGTCTCGTGAAGTCGATGTGGATACTATTCGCGTCTATCTGGAGCCGACACTAGTCAGTGACCGTGAAGCCCAACTGCTCACGTGCGAGTCGGGAACACCGGCTCTGAGGCGTCGCCGTGAGCTGCGTGCACCAGACGACCAAGTGCTGGAGACGACAGCAACCTTGGTCCGACCGGGGACCTCCGAATTCTTCATCGAACTGCCCGCCAACTGACAACGAACGAATATAGAGGACCTCATATGCACATCATCGTCATCGGCTCGGGGATGCTCGGGCTCAGCACCGCCGACAATCTGGTCAAGTCAGGTGCCGACGTCACGCTCGTCGATGCTCGAGACCTGGGTGCCGGCACCTCCGGCACGAGCTTCGCCTGGACGAACGCCAATGGAAAACTCGACTCCGCTTATCACGAACTCAACATCGCCGGAATGAAAGAGCACTCCCGACTCGCCGACACTCTGCCGGGGCCGCGCACGTACCATCGATCGAGCGGACTGCAGATGGCCGATGCGCGCCAGGCACCGAAACTGGAGGAAAAGATCGCTCGCCTCAGCGAGCTCGGATATCCATCAGAGCTGCTCTCAGCCGATCGCGTAAGCGAGATCGCCGGAGACATTTCAGTTCCTGAGAACATCGAACTGATCGCGCATTTTCCATCAGAAGGATATGTGCTCACCGAACAGCTGCTGCACAACCTTCGTGCACACGCTGTCGAACATGGCGCGAAGCTGGTCAGAGGAACAGTCACCGAGGTGGACGAAGGTGGCGCTCAAGTCGAGGTCCACCTCGGCGACGGGCGTGTGCTCTCAGCAGATCGAGTCGTGCTCGCCACAGGACGCTGGACGCAGGCGCTGGCTCAAGCCTCAGGATTCGAGACTCCGATGAACGATGAGATTGGTCGGGGATCTGCGGTGACGGGTCTCCTCGGCTATGTGAGGACGAACTCGACGCGGGTGAAGGCAGTCGTGCACACGCCCGAGCTGAATCTGCGACCGGGGGAGGACGGAACGATCGTCGTCCAGGCTCTCGACCTCAACCCGCAAGTCGACCCTGCCGCCCCACCAACTAACGAAGGACCATTTGCCAAGGAAATGGCAGAGAGATTCACTGCGGTGACCAACGATTCAACGCCCAGCCTGATCGACCTTCGCGTGAGCTATCGGTCCCTGCCTGCCGACGGTTTCACGATCGCCGGATATGCGGCGGGGCTATCTCGTACCTACTGCCTCGTCACTCACAGCGGGATCACACTTGGCCCGCTGCTCGGCCGTCTGGCTGCCGAGGAGCTCGTCGCCGACAGCCAACAGGACTT
Proteins encoded in this region:
- a CDS encoding DUF885 domain-containing protein produces the protein MPEHHDRLNDCAEVSATSRLLAEIIDAEWTWREAEFGTLSHRASVVDFLPDVSEKAQLRRRQMWEKTLGELDALRTADLSADEKVDFDVYHQQLTTLVEAQRNRMWERPATADSAFWRSMAFDAYRLVLEDAESARAYLRMLADIPRYFDQQIENMRAGVARGFGPARVCMSGREEPVRVIAEAEDVTELSFFGPFRRIPPVVPGQVRTELHEAAAHVLSTEVVSAYRKLLDFLTTEYLPNLPESIAAVDQPGGLEFYRSQIREYSTTELSPQQIFDIGQVEVKKIREEMDDVAAELGYPGDLPGLFEFMRTSPRFYATTKRQLLAEAAYTCKAFDRVVHQYFGRLPQQRFAIMETPAEIAKFDTFGRGAPDRYLLNTYNLPARPLYSLPSLTLHESAPGHSFQISLAEELELKDFRRLYISAFGEGWGLYTERLGDEMGMYETPFERMGMLSFQMWRAVRLVVDPGMHALGWSREQAQDFLRENTAIAEHEIVTEIDRYISWPGQATAYYLGQLTIQQLRQEAEETLGEDFSIRDFHDTVLGMGSVPLTVLQAHVRAYIRAAAAKRQTQAAAGH
- a CDS encoding amidohydrolase family protein: MTIGSPAQTPATDRASGTGPFDTLILRDVMIVDGTGAAPYGPADIVVNGERITGIWEPNGASSLTERPSTDGTEVMDLDGSYVMPGLIDSHAHIGKPDQAPNADYVYKLWLGHGVTTIRELGAFNGLDWTMDEARRAAANEIAAPRLHIYPALRAGTLDGPTPVTADEATAWVNEVADRGANGVKFFGTSPTVFGAAVEAARARGLRTACHHDQRRAAQVNALTSARWGLNSIEHWYGIPEAMFRDRTLQHVPTYYNHNSEPQRFSQGAHLWLQTAERGSDAWQETLDELLELGTALSPTFNIYIGSRDAARVRTSEWHSEFTSPTLWEFFQPSADKHGSYMGDWTSEDEIAWRHAYVKWMSFVNDYKNLGGLVTAGSDSGFIYKVFGFGLIEELELLLEAGFHPLEVVRAATLNSAVLLGIDDELGSVEPGKIADLLIVKDNPLSNFKILYGHGHLRAEESGLNRVGGVDFTLRSGIVYDARELRNDVKAMVAEEKSAQN
- a CDS encoding GntR family transcriptional regulator; this translates as MDDLFRSIQRDLQRQIRSGELPEGAKLPSENELCTRYSVSRPTAQRALNELAADGVVVRQKGRGTFVATSRKQINLLSFTNPAVARHGGPGRHEVLSAQVTVASDALLPLPGVEADTAVTEIVRLKFDALERPHALETHVILFSAAPTILRQKLEDLVILDHLQSREVDVDTIRVYLEPTLVSDREAQLLTCESGTPALRRRRELRAPDDQVLETTATLVRPGTSEFFIELPAN
- a CDS encoding NAD(P)/FAD-dependent oxidoreductase, whose protein sequence is MHIIVIGSGMLGLSTADNLVKSGADVTLVDARDLGAGTSGTSFAWTNANGKLDSAYHELNIAGMKEHSRLADTLPGPRTYHRSSGLQMADARQAPKLEEKIARLSELGYPSELLSADRVSEIAGDISVPENIELIAHFPSEGYVLTEQLLHNLRAHAVEHGAKLVRGTVTEVDEGGAQVEVHLGDGRVLSADRVVLATGRWTQALAQASGFETPMNDEIGRGSAVTGLLGYVRTNSTRVKAVVHTPELNLRPGEDGTIVVQALDLNPQVDPAAPPTNEGPFAKEMAERFTAVTNDSTPSLIDLRVSYRSLPADGFTIAGYAAGLSRTYCLVTHSGITLGPLLGRLAAEELVADSQQDLLENFRPTRFEYATATVGHLGPPLQLGDQ